Proteins from a single region of Bacteroidia bacterium:
- a CDS encoding tRNA-(ms[2]io[6]A)-hydroxylase, whose product MLGLKLATDPRWVNIAEKSIEEILTDHAYCEQKAASQGISLIVNYSEYVEVVDTVTPIVTEEWSHFERVLKELKSRGLHLGKQRKDEYVNLLLKVQKKGGPKHERLVEELLTCAMIEARSCERFRLLSLYCTDAHLRQFYREFMISEAEHYRVFLDLAKCYLPESKVKERWNEYLEAEAKIMASLELRGDRVH is encoded by the coding sequence ATGTTGGGGTTGAAATTAGCTACGGACCCACGCTGGGTAAATATTGCAGAAAAAAGCATAGAAGAAATATTGACTGACCACGCATATTGCGAACAAAAAGCCGCTTCGCAAGGCATTTCGTTAATTGTAAATTATTCCGAATACGTGGAAGTAGTAGACACTGTAACTCCAATTGTAACTGAAGAATGGTCGCACTTTGAACGTGTATTGAAAGAACTTAAAAGCAGAGGGCTGCACTTAGGTAAGCAGCGAAAAGACGAATATGTCAATTTACTTTTGAAAGTACAGAAAAAAGGCGGACCTAAGCATGAACGATTAGTAGAAGAACTTCTTACTTGTGCAATGATAGAAGCCCGTAGCTGTGAACGCTTTCGGTTACTTTCTTTGTATTGTACAGATGCCCACTTGCGTCAGTTTTACCGTGAATTTATGATTTCAGAAGCAGAGCATTATCGTGTTTTTTTAGATTTAGCTAAATGTTATTTACCTGAAAGTAAAGTCAAAGAACGCTGGAATGAATATCTAGAAGCCGAAGCAAAAATCATGGCTTCGTTAGAGCTGCGGGGCGATAGAGTACATTAG
- a CDS encoding ATP-dependent Clp protease ATP-binding subunit, protein MSEFGNFSEQAREVFSFSREEALRLGYDHIGTEHILLGIIRESNGTAARILQNLGVDLRTLRRTIEQYAHGRNLYSSNISNLPLTKQSEKIIKTAYLEASLFGIKVVNTEHILLALLKEKDHIAANILHNFDVTYEKVYEEVVHIYKQEDIPYRNYDFQNRSSEINDPLEETRYSSERKVDKNSKTPVLDNFGRDLTKAAEEGKLDPIIGREKEIERVAQVLSRRKKNNPVLIGEPGVGKTAIAEGLALRIVQKKVSRVLFNKRVVTLDLASLVAGTKYRGQFEERMKAIMAELEKAPNVILFIDELHTIVGAGGASGSLDASNMFKPALARGEIQCIGATTLDEYRQYIEKDGALDRRFQKIIVEPTTVEETLQILNNIKQKYEEHHNVIYTPEAIEACVKLSERYITDRFLPDKAIDVLDEAGSRVHLSNIQVPKIIEEIEKQIEEVKEKKTQVVKSQRFEEAAKLRDEEKKLMEALEKAKLKWEEDSKNIKHIVTAEDVAQVVSMMTGIPVTKVAMAESQKLLNMPNELKSKIIGQDEAVIKLCKAIQRTRAGLKDPKKPIGSFLFLGPTGVGKTELAKELARYLFDSEDALIRIDMSEYMEKFAVSRLIGAPPGYVGYEEGGQLTEKVRRKPFSVVLLDEIEKAHPDVFNILLQVLDDGILTDSMGRKVDFKNTVIIMTSNIGAREIKNFGRSIGFAPEDKEKEAQQDNVKRTIQSALRKVFAPEFLNRIDDVIIFNPLQKEHIIQIIDIALSKMFKRLEALNYKIEVTHAVKEFLAEKGYDPQYGARPLNRAIQKYLEDPIAEEILKANLKEGDLLKVDYKPGDEAVTVSVVRKEELV, encoded by the coding sequence ATGTCTGAATTTGGAAATTTTTCAGAACAAGCTCGTGAGGTATTCAGCTTCAGTAGAGAAGAAGCACTTCGCTTAGGCTATGACCATATTGGCACTGAACACATACTCTTAGGTATCATTCGTGAATCGAATGGTACAGCGGCAAGGATTTTACAAAATTTAGGTGTAGATTTGAGAACTTTGCGTAGGACAATTGAACAGTACGCTCATGGGCGCAACTTGTATAGTTCAAATATATCTAACTTGCCCCTGACTAAGCAGTCTGAAAAAATCATAAAGACTGCTTATTTAGAGGCTTCTTTATTTGGAATAAAAGTTGTAAATACTGAACATATTTTGTTAGCTTTACTCAAAGAAAAAGACCATATTGCAGCAAACATCCTACATAATTTTGATGTAACGTACGAAAAGGTCTACGAGGAGGTTGTGCATATCTACAAGCAGGAAGATATTCCATATAGAAACTACGACTTTCAAAACAGGTCTTCAGAAATTAACGATCCATTAGAAGAAACTCGTTATAGTTCTGAAAGAAAAGTGGATAAAAATAGCAAAACCCCTGTATTAGATAACTTCGGCAGGGACTTGACAAAAGCAGCTGAGGAAGGAAAACTTGACCCTATTATTGGTAGGGAAAAAGAAATTGAGCGTGTAGCTCAGGTGCTTAGCCGTAGAAAGAAAAACAACCCCGTATTGATTGGTGAACCTGGGGTAGGTAAAACTGCAATTGCCGAAGGGCTAGCCTTGAGAATAGTACAGAAAAAAGTCAGTCGAGTACTGTTTAATAAACGCGTCGTTACTTTGGACTTGGCGTCATTAGTGGCAGGTACTAAGTATCGCGGACAGTTTGAAGAGCGCATGAAAGCCATTATGGCTGAATTAGAAAAAGCACCTAACGTTATTCTATTTATTGATGAGCTACACACTATTGTAGGCGCAGGGGGCGCAAGCGGCTCACTAGATGCCTCAAATATGTTCAAACCCGCGCTAGCCAGAGGAGAAATCCAGTGCATAGGAGCTACTACGTTGGATGAATATCGTCAATACATTGAAAAAGACGGCGCTTTAGACCGTAGATTCCAAAAAATTATAGTAGAGCCTACCACTGTGGAGGAAACTCTTCAAATTCTCAATAACATTAAACAAAAATACGAAGAACATCACAATGTTATTTACACTCCAGAAGCCATTGAAGCTTGCGTCAAACTAAGTGAAAGATATATTACAGACCGCTTTTTACCTGACAAAGCCATCGATGTATTAGATGAAGCAGGCAGCCGCGTGCATTTGTCTAATATACAGGTTCCAAAAATAATTGAAGAGATTGAAAAACAAATAGAAGAAGTCAAAGAAAAGAAAACTCAAGTAGTCAAAAGTCAAAGATTTGAAGAAGCAGCCAAGCTTAGAGATGAAGAGAAAAAATTGATGGAGGCACTAGAAAAAGCTAAACTCAAATGGGAAGAAGATAGCAAAAACATAAAACACATTGTAACCGCGGAAGACGTTGCCCAAGTCGTATCCATGATGACAGGCATCCCTGTTACCAAAGTGGCTATGGCAGAAAGCCAAAAATTACTCAACATGCCCAATGAGCTGAAGTCTAAAATTATTGGTCAAGATGAAGCAGTAATCAAGTTGTGTAAAGCTATTCAGCGCACGCGTGCAGGACTAAAAGACCCTAAAAAACCCATCGGTTCTTTCTTGTTCTTAGGTCCTACGGGTGTAGGAAAAACAGAACTAGCTAAAGAATTAGCCCGCTATCTGTTTGATAGTGAAGACGCATTGATACGCATAGATATGAGTGAGTACATGGAGAAATTCGCAGTATCTCGCTTGATAGGGGCACCCCCAGGTTACGTAGGATATGAGGAAGGTGGTCAACTCACTGAAAAAGTTCGCAGAAAACCTTTCTCCGTAGTACTATTAGATGAGATTGAAAAAGCTCATCCTGACGTATTTAACATTCTACTCCAAGTATTAGATGATGGCATTCTTACAGACAGCATGGGTAGAAAGGTAGATTTCAAAAACACAGTTATCATTATGACCTCTAATATAGGTGCAAGAGAAATTAAAAACTTTGGCAGAAGTATAGGTTTTGCTCCAGAAGATAAGGAAAAAGAAGCACAGCAAGATAATGTTAAACGTACAATTCAAAGTGCATTGCGAAAAGTATTTGCCCCTGAGTTCCTCAATCGTATAGATGATGTAATTATATTCAACCCATTGCAGAAAGAACACATCATTCAGATTATTGATATAGCCCTTTCAAAAATGTTCAAAAGACTAGAAGCATTGAACTACAAAATTGAAGTAACCCATGCTGTAAAAGAGTTCTTAGCTGAAAAAGGCTATGATCCTCAATACGGCGCAAGACCGCTCAACAGAGCTATACAAAAATATCTTGAAGATCCTATTGCAGAAGAGATACTCAAAGCTAACCTCAAAGAGGGGGACTTACTCAAAGTAGACTACAAACCAGGTGATGAAGCAGTTACTGTTTCAGTTGTACGTAAAGAAGAGTTAGTGTAA
- a CDS encoding YbjN domain-containing protein translates to MENLMKYYDVVEQAIAALGIDPKLCRDQEQGKWNLKKGSAPIWIDLTYSEKDKRAYFQVMAPITKVPTTNREKFFEELLEINYILYGVSFTKYDDRIYIKVIREVEGLDVSEALAAIERIGYYGDFYDDYFQNKYAVQR, encoded by the coding sequence ATGGAAAACTTAATGAAATACTACGATGTAGTAGAGCAAGCGATTGCAGCGCTAGGTATAGATCCCAAGTTATGCAGGGATCAGGAACAAGGAAAGTGGAATCTCAAAAAAGGCTCTGCTCCCATTTGGATAGATTTAACTTATTCGGAAAAAGACAAAAGGGCTTATTTTCAAGTAATGGCACCTATTACCAAAGTACCCACTACAAACCGCGAAAAATTTTTTGAAGAGCTGTTAGAAATAAACTATATCCTTTACGGAGTGAGCTTTACTAAGTACGATGACAGAATTTACATAAAAGTAATCCGAGAAGTAGAAGGGTTAGATGTCAGTGAAGCACTAGCTGCTATTGAACGAATTGGCTATTACGGAGATTTTTATGATGACTATTTTCAGAATAAGTATGCAGTACAGCGTTAA